In the Nitrosarchaeum sp. genome, one interval contains:
- a CDS encoding potassium transporter TrkG → MPQESNQTDYFNKKVSQYYRTNILMLSEHVRVSEACTILKKKDLDEIIVVDELYNPLGIVTDEDILTKLSESFVNPSKTTLGDIMVFPLITIRENQTISEALAIMREKKIRKLAVLSNSEMVVGMIYLDTIANLVKRSLIKQQKQSTFLGIIWNLGVILQFTGVLMFIPGIVATILNDSVVATGIYLMSILLIISGFFMNSYGQKHPLTLRGTAILVFASFIILVLFGMIPQLFVIDFGSNDPLELFADGFFESSAGFTTGGFSLVQNPEDLPRSFTFYRGYAQFVGGLSFIYLIVTVFYSERQIKMMRGFISGNVPHLKNLLATITIIFSIYAVSIALLLFYLGEGEILDDFALAFSALSTGGTSPDSKIFEDFTTPKYIVLMAAMILGSLPFSVHYAFVRKKFLTIKLTKEVIVYLSLLVIFCITFTLSMGLNWQEGIFNMISASTTTGFQTANLENINPLALTIITTAMIIGGCGFSTAGGIKIFRFMHLAKIRHIFDRKNAQISESDKKDIVVGIIILAVSVIVPLLIATYMYTIGYDFQNAFFDGVSAITTTGHGAGTVSSALSPTMTIIFGFLMILGRIEIILLVYLFIPKLMN, encoded by the coding sequence ATGCCCCAAGAGAGTAATCAGACAGATTATTTTAATAAAAAAGTATCACAATATTATAGAACTAATATTCTAATGTTATCAGAACATGTTAGGGTTTCTGAAGCATGTACAATATTAAAAAAAAAAGATCTGGATGAAATTATCGTAGTAGATGAATTGTATAATCCATTAGGGATAGTTACAGACGAAGATATTTTGACAAAATTAAGTGAGTCATTTGTAAATCCATCAAAGACTACACTAGGAGATATCATGGTATTTCCATTAATCACAATTAGAGAAAATCAAACTATTTCTGAAGCACTTGCAATAATGCGCGAGAAAAAAATTCGAAAATTAGCAGTATTATCAAATAGTGAAATGGTGGTGGGAATGATTTACTTGGATACAATAGCAAATCTTGTCAAAAGATCATTGATCAAACAACAAAAACAATCCACATTTTTGGGAATTATTTGGAATCTAGGTGTCATATTACAATTTACTGGGGTATTGATGTTCATTCCAGGAATTGTTGCAACTATACTAAACGATTCGGTTGTTGCAACGGGAATATATCTAATGTCAATTTTACTAATAATTTCGGGTTTTTTTATGAATTCTTATGGTCAAAAGCATCCTTTGACATTAAGAGGAACGGCAATTCTAGTGTTTGCAAGTTTCATAATTTTAGTATTATTTGGCATGATACCTCAACTTTTTGTAATTGATTTTGGGTCTAATGATCCTCTAGAATTATTTGCAGATGGATTTTTTGAAAGTTCTGCAGGATTTACAACTGGAGGATTCTCTCTTGTACAAAATCCTGAAGACTTGCCAAGAAGTTTTACATTTTATCGTGGATATGCCCAGTTTGTAGGAGGTTTGAGCTTTATCTATCTGATTGTAACTGTATTTTATTCAGAAAGACAAATCAAAATGATGAGAGGATTCATTTCAGGAAATGTCCCACATCTAAAAAATTTACTTGCAACAATTACAATAATTTTTTCAATTTATGCAGTATCAATTGCTTTACTGTTATTTTATTTAGGTGAAGGTGAAATATTAGATGATTTTGCATTAGCATTTAGTGCATTATCAACAGGTGGCACTAGTCCAGATTCTAAGATATTCGAGGATTTCACCACACCAAAATACATAGTCTTGATGGCTGCAATGATACTTGGATCATTACCATTTAGCGTACATTATGCATTTGTTAGAAAAAAATTTCTTACAATTAAATTAACTAAAGAGGTAATTGTGTATCTAAGTTTACTAGTTATTTTTTGTATCACATTCACATTATCAATGGGACTAAATTGGCAAGAAGGGATATTTAACATGATTTCAGCAAGTACAACCACAGGATTTCAAACAGCAAACCTAGAGAACATAAATCCGCTTGCACTTACAATAATCACCACAGCCATGATAATTGGAGGTTGTGGATTTTCTACTGCTGGAGGTATCAAGATTTTTAGATTTATGCATCTAGCAAAGATCAGACATATTTTTGATCGAAAAAATGCTCAGATATCTGAATCTGATAAAAAAGACATCGTAGTTGGAATTATAATTTTGGCCGTATCGGTAATTGTTCCACTTTTAATTGCCACATACATGTATACAATAGGATATGATTTTCAGAATGCATTTTTTGACGGAGTTTCCGCCATTACAACCACAGGACATGGCGCAGGAACTGTCAGTTCAGCACTTAGTCCTACAATGACTATAATATTTGGATTTTTAATGATCCTTGGAAGAATTGAGATAATTTTACTGGTGTATTTATTCATTCCAAAACTAATGAATTAA
- a CDS encoding homospermidine biosynthesis protein has product MDPHKFHGKDIPHIRLDPNMTIEDLVDVFASSGYNGRQLGEAAKLFAKMIKEDATICLTVSGAMTPVGFGGIIKTLIERGFIDWIITTGANVYHEDHFAWGLPVKQGHFDVDDMKLYENEIVRIRDVYIKFHETLEAEDLIIQKLFANDFTDKPFTTAEFCNLLGKMSKEKAKHPEKSFITTAYEYDVPVYISTMKDSSIAMNLAVHRLHDKIYKLDFVKEIIEQAAILYNSKKSGILELGGGVPKNTAQQTGPMLDQILQRNDGGQDYVIQITDARPDTGGLSGATLQEGKSWGKVQDAHHDMITVYADSTIAFPILALYVLSNQKSREPKRLYKKLGKFYDKLQADYLKKPTEAKKQKTRKTKKT; this is encoded by the coding sequence GTGGATCCACACAAATTTCATGGTAAAGATATTCCTCACATAAGATTAGATCCAAATATGACAATTGAGGATCTGGTGGATGTTTTTGCAAGTTCAGGGTACAATGGAAGACAACTAGGTGAAGCTGCCAAACTATTTGCCAAAATGATCAAAGAGGATGCAACAATATGCCTAACGGTGTCAGGAGCAATGACACCTGTAGGATTTGGTGGAATTATCAAAACTTTGATAGAACGAGGATTCATAGACTGGATCATAACAACTGGTGCCAATGTTTATCATGAGGATCATTTTGCTTGGGGTTTACCTGTCAAACAAGGACATTTTGATGTCGATGATATGAAATTGTATGAAAATGAAATCGTACGAATTAGAGACGTATACATAAAATTTCATGAGACATTAGAAGCTGAAGATTTAATCATTCAGAAATTATTTGCAAATGATTTTACAGACAAACCATTTACAACTGCAGAATTTTGTAATTTGTTGGGTAAAATGAGTAAAGAAAAAGCTAAGCATCCAGAAAAAAGCTTCATTACAACAGCATACGAATATGATGTTCCGGTATACATCTCCACAATGAAGGATTCATCCATAGCAATGAATCTAGCAGTACATAGATTACATGACAAGATATACAAATTAGATTTTGTCAAAGAAATAATTGAACAGGCTGCAATTTTGTATAATTCAAAAAAATCAGGCATATTAGAGCTTGGAGGCGGAGTTCCAAAGAATACAGCTCAGCAAACAGGCCCTATGTTAGATCAAATATTACAGAGAAATGACGGAGGTCAAGATTATGTGATACAAATTACAGATGCAAGGCCAGATACAGGAGGGTTATCCGGGGCAACATTACAAGAAGGAAAAAGCTGGGGCAAAGTACAAGATGCACATCATGACATGATTACAGTTTATGCAGATTCGACAATTGCATTTCCAATTTTAGCATTATATGTTCTTAGTAATCAAAAATCAAGAGAACCAAAAAGATTGTACAAGAAGTTAGGAAAATTTTATGACAAACTACAAGCAGATTATTTGAAAAAACCTACCGAAGCTAAAAAACAAAAAACAAGAAAAACAAAGAAAACCTAA
- a CDS encoding 30S ribosomal protein S25, producing MGGTKKVSPAKQDKTQNSKDGKDPKDSKKSRKDRGESGPRKAEITVMVNEAEAIKIIKNSKVVTVHDLARQTGVKISAANAFLIESTKKGIVKRTGGYSGHYIYQAVSS from the coding sequence ATGGGTGGAACAAAAAAAGTCAGTCCAGCAAAACAGGATAAAACTCAAAATTCAAAGGATGGAAAAGATCCAAAGGATTCAAAAAAGAGTCGAAAAGATAGAGGTGAGAGCGGTCCACGTAAAGCAGAGATTACAGTAATGGTAAATGAAGCAGAAGCAATCAAAATAATTAAAAACTCCAAAGTTGTAACAGTTCACGATCTTGCAAGACAAACAGGGGTTAAAATTTCAGCAGCAAATGCATTTTTAATAGAATCAACAAAGAAAGGAATCGTAAAGCGTACTGGTGGATATAGCGGACATTACATCTATCAAGCAGTTTCCTCATAA
- a CDS encoding cyclophilin-like fold protein, producing the protein MSSPSVSRKQIILEIKGKIKIHCDLKRHLSPRTVGTIMRSLPLEGHAHFLGKNIAYFETALDSGIERSTKEFKKGDIAFLSSTGSICFFVDDASPGKIMTPIGKILENIDALKDVKSGDVFCLYEETA; encoded by the coding sequence TTGAGCTCACCTTCAGTCTCACGAAAACAGATAATTCTGGAAATTAAAGGAAAAATAAAGATCCACTGTGATCTAAAACGTCATTTATCTCCAAGGACTGTTGGGACAATAATGAGATCTTTACCATTAGAAGGACACGCTCATTTTCTGGGAAAAAATATTGCTTATTTTGAAACGGCGCTTGATTCTGGAATTGAAAGATCCACAAAAGAATTCAAAAAAGGAGACATTGCTTTTTTATCCTCTACTGGCAGCATATGCTTTTTTGTTGATGATGCCTCTCCTGGAAAAATTATGACTCCTATTGGAAAAATATTGGAAAACATTGATGCGCTAAAAGATGTAAAATCTGGAGATGTTTTTTGTCTTTATGAGGAAACTGCTTGA
- a CDS encoding DNA-directed RNA polymerase subunit K produces MSDSNEAELIVEEPEEYVEAPEVEEVFEGDVEINTGLNKALDTYRKLIEKNEGLEPLTEKQQEALEKRIKEIESREVVETISEHDPIEIPCEKGKITIGPPTLTRFEKARIMGARALQLSLGAPPFIPIPKTARISLDISMEELEQKVIPITIRRVLPNGDYQNIPIEYFD; encoded by the coding sequence TTGTCGGATTCTAACGAAGCTGAATTAATTGTAGAAGAGCCAGAAGAATACGTAGAAGCTCCTGAAGTAGAGGAAGTTTTTGAAGGAGATGTAGAAATAAACACTGGATTAAACAAAGCATTAGACACTTATCGAAAATTAATTGAAAAAAATGAAGGCCTAGAGCCACTAACTGAAAAACAACAAGAGGCACTAGAAAAAAGAATCAAAGAAATTGAATCACGCGAAGTCGTTGAAACAATTTCAGAACATGATCCAATAGAGATCCCATGCGAAAAAGGCAAGATAACAATTGGACCACCAACACTGACAAGATTTGAAAAGGCAAGAATTATGGGTGCAAGAGCATTGCAGCTATCATTAGGAGCACCTCCATTCATTCCAATTCCAAAAACTGCCAGAATATCACTAGATATTTCCATGGAAGAATTAGAACAAAAAGTAATACCAATCACCATAAGAAGAGTACTCCCTAACGGAGATTATCAAAACATACCAATAGAATACTTTGATTAA
- a CDS encoding ribonuclease P subunit p25 family protein, which produces MEEIKKEYGQEQINKPETTILHIRNDPVMQVALDVLPILGNKKKVILRAVGNSIPNAVAVANIITEKMLHGNSKVEKIKLDTEAAAGIGRMTSNIEIILIKT; this is translated from the coding sequence ATGGAAGAGATTAAAAAAGAATATGGTCAAGAGCAGATCAACAAACCTGAGACGACTATACTTCACATTCGAAACGACCCAGTAATGCAAGTAGCTCTAGATGTATTACCAATTTTAGGAAATAAAAAAAAAGTAATACTTCGAGCAGTTGGCAATTCAATTCCAAATGCAGTAGCAGTTGCAAATATCATTACCGAAAAGATGCTGCATGGTAATTCAAAAGTGGAGAAAATAAAACTAGACACTGAAGCAGCTGCAGGAATTGGAAGAATGACTTCAAATATAGAAATTATTTTAATTAAAACCTAG
- a CDS encoding transcriptional regulator — protein MLLPAEIESKTLIPALRAILAKKLAEDHNIREDEISKMLGVTQAAISNYIRGTRGDPSLIAKLLAEKQVSTLIDELTDNLSSDMAYTPSSLSKFIGLCNYIKSSLLICEIHHNLESNIDEQVCKECENMLLKGPGSVY, from the coding sequence ATGTTACTTCCCGCAGAAATTGAATCAAAGACATTGATTCCTGCATTACGGGCAATTCTTGCTAAAAAATTAGCTGAAGATCATAATATACGTGAAGACGAAATTTCAAAAATGCTTGGAGTTACGCAAGCAGCTATTAGCAACTATATTCGTGGAACTCGTGGTGATCCATCTTTGATTGCAAAACTTTTGGCAGAAAAACAAGTCTCTACTCTAATTGATGAATTAACTGATAATTTGTCGTCAGATATGGCTTATACTCCATCTAGTCTTTCAAAATTCATTGGTCTTTGCAATTATATCAAATCAAGCTTACTGATCTGTGAAATTCATCACAATTTAGAATCCAATATCGACGAACAAGTTTGTAAAGAATGTGAAAACATGCTTCTAAAGGGCCCTGGCAGTGTCTACTAG
- a CDS encoding asparagine synthase C-terminal domain-containing protein, whose translation MEDISKKLYEILKESCESCKSNSIAVSGGLDSTIIAYFLKERKPKSIAVIAKDFVASDLTYSQRVSKEFNIALTINQVSTTDILDAIEETIKILRNFNDIEIRNNVVMYLAIKWAKDQNSSGIITGDGADELFAGYDFLIKKSEENLEKEIQRLCSIMHFPTQDIGKALGITVESPFLNENVIEFAKTIPPNLKVRDEKTKRHGKWILRKTFEKNIPLQIAWREKSPMQDGSGIAGLSNLFNSVIADQIFLEKKKKIQDADGVTIRTKESMYYYEIYKKLYHAPTKKQDVRSCPYCNFNVEKSKFCRMCGAFPI comes from the coding sequence TTGGAAGATATTTCTAAAAAATTATATGAAATTTTAAAAGAATCATGTGAATCATGCAAATCAAACTCAATAGCAGTATCTGGAGGACTAGACAGTACAATTATAGCATATTTCCTAAAAGAACGAAAACCAAAATCAATTGCAGTAATAGCAAAAGACTTTGTTGCAAGTGATCTTACGTACTCTCAAAGAGTATCAAAGGAGTTCAACATAGCATTAACAATCAATCAAGTAAGTACCACAGATATTTTAGATGCCATAGAAGAAACCATAAAAATTCTAAGGAACTTTAACGATATTGAAATCAGAAACAATGTGGTCATGTACCTAGCAATAAAATGGGCAAAGGATCAAAACAGTTCCGGAATTATCACAGGCGATGGGGCAGATGAATTATTTGCAGGATATGATTTTTTAATAAAAAAATCCGAAGAGAATCTAGAAAAAGAGATACAAAGATTATGTTCTATAATGCATTTTCCAACCCAAGATATAGGCAAAGCACTAGGAATTACAGTAGAATCACCATTTTTGAATGAAAATGTTATAGAATTTGCAAAAACAATTCCACCAAACCTCAAAGTAAGAGATGAAAAAACAAAAAGACATGGAAAATGGATTCTCAGAAAAACATTTGAGAAAAACATCCCATTACAAATTGCATGGAGAGAAAAATCTCCAATGCAGGATGGGTCAGGCATTGCCGGACTTTCAAATTTGTTCAATTCGGTGATAGCCGATCAAATATTTTTAGAAAAGAAAAAGAAAATACAAGATGCTGACGGAGTCACAATAAGAACAAAGGAATCCATGTATTACTATGAAATTTATAAAAAATTGTACCATGCACCTACAAAGAAACAAGATGTCAGATCATGTCCTTATTGCAATTTCAATGTAGAAAAATCAAAATTTTGTCGTATGTGTGGAGCTTTTCCAATTTAG
- a CDS encoding YHS domain-containing protein yields MPVDPVCGIELSEELAVTHEYDGKKLFFCCNGCRKIFIRKPKKWKKNI; encoded by the coding sequence GTGCCAGTAGATCCTGTTTGTGGAATTGAACTTTCTGAAGAATTAGCTGTGACTCATGAATATGATGGAAAGAAACTATTTTTTTGTTGTAATGGGTGCAGAAAAATTTTTATTAGAAAACCAAAAAAATGGAAAAAAAATATCTAA
- a CDS encoding DUF6659 family protein, giving the protein MSSKIFDYSAICKTILSLDPKIRFAGVINERGRLVAGGMKENVEPLENEKDDEMIFMELALRVKMRKEFDKQLGPVNFALASRERALAISFLINDDILYVVSEPDADYGVLPKKILKIIHS; this is encoded by the coding sequence TTGTCTTCTAAGATTTTTGATTATTCTGCTATTTGTAAAACAATTTTGTCATTAGATCCCAAAATTAGATTTGCTGGTGTAATTAATGAGCGAGGTAGATTAGTTGCTGGTGGAATGAAAGAAAATGTTGAACCATTAGAAAATGAAAAAGATGATGAGATGATCTTTATGGAGCTTGCATTAAGAGTAAAAATGAGAAAAGAATTTGATAAACAATTAGGTCCTGTAAACTTTGCATTAGCATCAAGAGAACGCGCATTAGCAATTAGTTTTCTAATTAATGATGATATTTTGTATGTTGTTTCAGAACCTGATGCTGATTATGGCGTACTACCAAAGAAAATATTAAAAATAATTCACTCATAA
- a CDS encoding aldo/keto reductase, which produces MIKGFATSEGTSKFVKNSSVNSLNFKKIHGLELSNVGIGTYLGEPNEQTDELVKNAVKQSVLSGINVIDTAINYRAQKAERSVGKAISELINEGKITRDQIFISTKNGYITNDADIKQEFWEYIKTEYTQKGVLKEGDVSSGYHCMTPRYLDDQLERSLKNLGLDCVDLLYLHNAVEGQIKDIQKEKFLENLKLVFELYEQKRQEGKIKFYGMATWECFRVSSDNLQYLSLEDTIELAKTVGGENHGFRFIQLPFNLYYDQALLAKNQTLAGRPVSILEAASKLSVGVFTSVPLMQGRLLTPGAMPEFNDLKPSLRALQFIRSSPGVLSPLVGQKSPAHVSENLEIMKIPPIPEEEFIVLVKKLTS; this is translated from the coding sequence GTGATTAAAGGATTTGCTACATCTGAAGGTACATCGAAATTTGTTAAAAATTCGAGCGTAAATTCATTAAATTTCAAGAAAATACATGGTCTTGAATTATCTAATGTTGGTATTGGTACCTATCTTGGAGAGCCAAATGAACAGACAGATGAACTTGTAAAAAATGCAGTTAAACAATCTGTTTTATCCGGCATTAATGTGATTGATACTGCAATTAATTATAGAGCGCAAAAAGCTGAACGTTCTGTTGGCAAAGCAATAAGTGAATTAATCAATGAAGGAAAAATCACTCGTGATCAAATTTTCATTAGTACAAAAAATGGATATATTACAAATGATGCTGATATAAAACAAGAATTTTGGGAATACATTAAAACTGAATACACACAAAAAGGGGTACTAAAAGAAGGCGATGTATCCTCGGGATATCATTGCATGACTCCTAGATACCTTGATGATCAACTAGAACGTAGTTTAAAAAATCTAGGTCTGGATTGCGTTGATTTGTTATATCTGCATAATGCTGTAGAGGGTCAAATTAAAGATATACAAAAAGAAAAGTTTTTGGAAAATCTAAAACTTGTCTTTGAATTATATGAACAAAAACGGCAAGAAGGAAAAATAAAATTTTATGGCATGGCAACATGGGAATGTTTTCGAGTCTCTTCTGATAATTTGCAATATCTTTCATTAGAAGATACGATAGAATTAGCAAAAACTGTTGGTGGTGAGAATCATGGATTTCGATTCATTCAACTTCCGTTTAACCTGTATTATGATCAAGCATTACTTGCAAAGAATCAAACACTTGCTGGAAGACCTGTTTCTATATTGGAAGCAGCATCCAAATTGAGTGTTGGAGTATTTACAAGTGTGCCATTAATGCAAGGACGATTGCTAACCCCAGGTGCTATGCCTGAGTTTAATGATCTGAAGCCTTCATTACGCGCATTACAATTCATTCGTTCATCTCCTGGCGTGTTATCTCCATTGGTAGGACAAAAATCACCAGCACATGTTTCTGAAAATCTAGAAATAATGAAAATTCCTCCAATACCTGAGGAAGAATTTATTGTATTGGTTAAAAAATTAACTTCATAA
- a CDS encoding prenyltransferase, whose translation MISVWLRVIRVKFLLASVIAVCLGLVINWHQNSTVDHFDAFLTFAGVMALHASVDLLNDYWDYKRGIDTATKRTKMSGGTGVLPEGLLKPSSVYRAGIGFLILGSIIGFYFVLTDGIIIAAILGFAILSIYFYSTKIVDSGLAEFFVAVKGTTIVLGTFFIQSNQITPESILGGIVVGVLSSLVLFIASFPDHDADKSKGRKTLVITVGKKRATYVFWIFPLISYFVILTGIFLGVFPTFSLITILGTPLLIKAGIELKKNFDSVDELIPSMSNTLKFSRITGVLFVLSFLFDAVLIN comes from the coding sequence ATGATCTCTGTATGGTTAAGAGTAATACGTGTAAAATTTCTTTTAGCCTCAGTTATAGCTGTATGCCTTGGCCTTGTAATTAATTGGCATCAAAATTCTACTGTTGATCACTTTGATGCTTTTTTGACATTTGCTGGTGTAATGGCACTTCATGCTAGTGTTGATCTGTTAAATGATTATTGGGATTACAAAAGAGGAATAGATACCGCTACTAAACGAACCAAAATGAGTGGGGGAACAGGTGTTTTGCCAGAGGGGTTACTCAAACCGTCTTCAGTTTATCGTGCAGGAATTGGGTTTTTAATTTTAGGTTCTATAATTGGATTTTATTTTGTACTAACTGATGGAATAATTATTGCTGCAATTCTAGGATTTGCAATTTTATCTATCTATTTTTATTCTACAAAAATAGTAGATTCTGGACTTGCAGAGTTTTTTGTTGCAGTAAAGGGAACGACGATAGTGCTTGGAACATTTTTTATTCAATCCAATCAAATTACCCCTGAATCAATTTTAGGAGGAATCGTTGTAGGCGTTTTATCTTCTTTGGTTTTATTTATTGCATCATTTCCTGATCATGATGCAGATAAATCAAAAGGACGAAAAACTTTGGTGATAACAGTTGGTAAAAAAAGAGCAACATATGTTTTCTGGATTTTTCCTTTAATTTCATATTTTGTAATCTTAACTGGAATCTTTTTAGGTGTTTTTCCAACATTTTCTCTTATTACGATACTTGGTACCCCATTATTGATAAAGGCAGGTATTGAACTCAAGAAAAATTTTGATTCTGTTGATGAATTAATCCCCTCAATGTCTAACACCCTAAAGTTTAGCAGAATCACTGGCGTATTGTTCGTACTAAGTTTTTTATTTGATGCTGTATTAATCAACTAG
- a CDS encoding archaellin/type IV pilin N-terminal domain-containing protein codes for MTYITSKKQKMTSRRAVAPIIATLLLVAIAVVGGSIVFVFSQGFFSSAQVSGSPNIESLKFTGYDASDGTTLLNHDGTTYAATNTPGNGLLLGESVSVYLQSNSVSKVTLGEVRFGGSVYNYTSGGTPAAGQYSVLTSGPGSFLSTSSAELQPGQQVTIVMSLGENIKNGRDTQFKLTTANGAVFVGTVIAGQQSG; via the coding sequence ATGACATACATAACGTCAAAAAAACAAAAAATGACCTCTAGAAGAGCAGTTGCTCCAATCATTGCAACACTTCTTTTAGTCGCTATCGCTGTAGTGGGTGGAAGTATTGTCTTTGTGTTCTCACAAGGATTCTTTAGCTCTGCTCAAGTAAGCGGTTCCCCAAACATCGAATCTCTGAAATTCACTGGTTATGATGCCTCTGATGGTACTACCTTGTTAAATCATGATGGTACAACATATGCCGCAACAAATACTCCTGGAAACGGTCTTCTCTTAGGCGAATCTGTATCAGTGTATCTACAGAGTAATAGTGTGAGCAAAGTTACTTTAGGTGAAGTTAGATTTGGTGGTTCAGTGTATAACTATACCAGTGGCGGTACTCCTGCTGCTGGTCAATACAGTGTTCTCACATCTGGACCTGGATCCTTTTTGTCCACATCCTCTGCGGAACTTCAACCAGGCCAACAAGTAACTATTGTAATGAGTCTTGGTGAAAACATCAAAAATGGCAGAGATACCCAGTTCAAACTGACTACAGCTAACGGTGCAGTCTTTGTGGGTACAGTAATAGCAGGTCAACAAAGTGGCTAA